In a single window of the Rhizoctonia solani chromosome 16, complete sequence genome:
- a CDS encoding telomeric single stranded DNA-binding POT1/CDC13 protein, with translation MPTNEVPLFDPTLKIAVDHIEALSIDTLSRRHISGMPVMYWEPTATNTLHRYAFVSDDQLQLELHFSNPPHLVHRKPVLICLKGASIELRPTLKHPKVPFKLIFSEGVILQFNGQIRDTFPAEPPLLPPLPSWFGSQASPASSPPPTSPTHASSSPHKPSSPTAPSKPNPSSKRGASRTPSDTLPQKQPRAPAPPRHSYAPPRPESSPVVTRERNIQGTQDISTSDIRQQPATQTSSIGQGDNESEAPSASNSMHKSKKKRRRGKRSLAPEKNPALDMTAGCYSPLGGNYLPLADLQNNVGAKVSVMGVVRGISLPRLARTGDWFVSTELLDPTTTEQTAFKTNMFLPESMKDCIPSVKAGDIFMIRKLTICRYNNVVVGTGYSDSFQWAGYSPSEKVHFHSTRRTFSDEEHCPFFTPGDEELQYAARLADWWSALQELAKSKPDGVPTLMSQPKGRSLITLSEAKADVFFNCVVEILYTLPPGDQCAEIFITDYTINNQFFTRRPPQTDGAHDKTKVYGKRVLKVVLWGDTQITHARELETPGYYFIDNLRVRFDSKGFLEGTLQDNRRKIDKLRSDDPLLPALLQRRQEYIDKPPSQEGETSRRGADGRDANLYCAGDLLPPPLPIKRTEPKQQGPEVTRLRFYNIVRTPIQKILGHPICPDVFRIKGRIVAFEPYKLENFSIQPNPVNQSVPSQYNGCFECTDFDLEYVVYEYRFQMVVEEESSEATGYRGTLIVDVSGEEAEHFLSGLPPADFQDRKNVTKLRQRMAPILGNLEVYQQDLMTGNSLKAITRGRYFDMLIHSHLSEHKNEGALDNKRYRLWGTELTPTSVVH, from the exons ATGCCCACAAATGAGGTGCCACTTTTTGATCCAACCCTCAAGATTGCGGTGGATCATATAGAAGCGTTGTCTATTGATACTCTATCTCGGAGACATATATCTGGAATGCCCGTTATGTACTGGGAGCCAACCGCTACCAATACGCTACATAGATACGCGTTTGTCTCCGATGATCAACTCCAGCTTGAGCTCCATTTCAGCAATCCACCTCATTTGGTACACAGAAAACCTGTGTTGATCTGCCTTAAAGGTGCCAGCATAGAACTCCGACCGACATTAAAACACCCTAAAGTACCCTTCAAGCTTATATTTTCCGAAGGTGTTATATTGCAATTTAATGGGCAGATTAGAGACACTTTTCCAG CGGAACCGCCTCTTTTGCCACCTCTTCCTTCGTGGTTTGGGAGTCAAGCATCACCAGCCAGTTCGCCTCCCCCTACTTCTCCAACACATGCCTCCTCATCACCCCATAAACCCAGTTCGCCAACCGCCCCTTCCAAGCCCAACCCCTCTTCTAAACGGGGAGCCAGCCGTACGCCTTCAGATACCTTGCCACAGAAACAACCACGAGCACCTGCTCCACCAAGGCATTCTTACGCGCCCCCGCGACCAGAGAGTAGCCCAGTGGTTACGAGAGAAAGAAATATACAAGGCACTCAGGACATATCGACGTCGGATATCCGACAACAACCTGCTACTCAAACTAGCAGCATTGGACAAGGAGATAACGAATCAGAAGCTCCTTCAGCAAGCAATTCGATGCATAAGTCAAAAAAGAAGAGACGCAGAGGGAAAAGGAGCCTTGCCCCAGAAAAAAACCCGGCCCTTGACATGACTGCGGGCTGTTATTCTCCTCTG GGGGGAAATTATCTGCCATTGGCTGACCTCCAGAACAATGTGGGTGCAAAAGTTTCAGTCATGGGTGTGGTTCGAGGAATTTCATTACCTCGACTTGCGAGGACTGGAG ATTGGTTCGTCTCAACTGAGTTGCTGGACCCAACCACAACCGAACAAACGGCATTCAAAACAAATATGTTCTTGCCCGAATCGATGAAAGATTGTATTCCAAGCGTAAAGGCGGGGGATATATTCATGATCCGGAAACTTACG ATTTGTCGATACAACAACGTGGTAGTTGGCACTGGATATTCGGACTCGTTCCAGTGGGCTGGCTACTCTCCGTCAGAAAAAGTCCATTTTCACAGCACGCGCCGAACATTTTCAGATGAAGAGCATTGTCCCTTTTTTACTCCAGGCGATGAGGAGCTTCAGTACGCTGCTCGCCTGGCAGATTGGTGGTCAGCACTTCAAGAACTAGCCAAGTCCAAGCCGGACGGAGTCCCAACCTTGATGTCGCAACCAAAGGGCAGGAGTTTGATAACTTTATCCGAGGCAAAGGCCGACGTGTTCTTTAACTGTGTTGTCGAG ATTCTCTACACGCTCCCACCAGGAGATCAATGCGCCGAGATCTTCATAACAGATTATACTATTAACAATCAGTTTTTCACTCGACGGCCGCCACAAACAGACGGTGCCCATGACAAGACTAAAGTATACGGCAAACGCGTCCTAAAAGTAGTTCTCTGGGGAGACACCCAAATAACGCATGCACGAGAATTGGAAACCCCTGGATATTATTTTATCGATAATCTTCGCGTTAGATTTGACTCTAAAGGATTTCTGGAGGGCACGCTCCAAGACAATAGGCGGAAAATAGACAAGCTACGAAGCGACGATCCCCTACTGCCGGCCTTGCTTCA GCGTAGACAGGAATATATTGATAAGCCTCCATCTCAAGAGGGAGAGACATCCCGGAGGGGTGCTGATGGAAGAGACGCAAACCTTTATTGTGCGGGAGATCTACTCCCTCCTCCTCTACCGATAAAGCGGACTGAACCGAAGCAACAAG GACCAGAAGTCACTCGCTTGAGGTTTTACAACATCGTCCGAACTCCGATTCAAAAAATACTGGGGCACCCCATATGTCCCGACGTATTTCGTATCAAGGGACGAATCGTTGCATTTGAGCCATATAAGTTAGAGAACTTCTCC ATCCAACCTAACCCAGTCAACCAAAGTGTGCCTTCACAATACAATGGTTGCTTTGAATGCACCGATTTCGACCTGGAATATGTAGTGTATGAATACCGGTTCCAAATGGTTGTAGAAGAGGAGAGCTCGGAAGCGACAGGATACCGTGGCACATTGATAGTTGACGTATCCGGAGAGGAGGCG GAACATTTTCTTTCTGGCTTGCCTCCAGCCGATTTCCAGGATCGTAAGAACGTCACAAAGCTACGCCAGaggatggctcccatatTGGGCAATTTGGAAGTGTATCAGCAAGATTTGATGACGGGCAATAGTCTCAAAGCCATCACCCGCGGTCGATATTTTGACATGCTCATCCATAGCCATCTCTCGGAGCACAAAAATGAGGGCGCCCTTGATAACAAACGCTACAGGTTATGGGGAACGGAACTCACTCCAACCAGCGTTGTTCATTAA
- a CDS encoding 3'-5' exonuclease, whose amino-acid sequence MLALLLFICLFPAIACTLIRALTTRYGPLPTPSLAPMLSLRTFLFPKHSTSTVEDAIVDDSSPQSDAPIPMTKQPLEYLLAFDVEATCVQGTGFDWPNEIIEWPVVLLKWSDRDGEGRARTLEVVDEFRSYVKPIWRPKLSDFCTSLTGITQASIDCAPQFKTLLRRFQAFLAKHELVDARTGKPVKRFAFCTDGPFDVRDFCVKTAYINKLPMPEWLRQDVVDVRRIVNSYISRTESGKKYISRMHSLNIIAQLHALGLQFEGRQHCGMDDARNVARILVELAKREVRLEPNTVIHPRKRWSWMARDGQVHFDEATYLNGRPFSPASVAPSISPAPSLTSSTSSVQSSSVHTSRSTSPQRLSPHAPTYQYNPDLVSRIKEKGLAWNAPPSWRRPDSVAEVEVAEAPARMESSPTDAEFSSSSPSPTTTEEEANSTRPRRYSPAQNKPWLAGHSRSRSSPANMTSLPQSLWSPVVTSGPIAIVPPPAPAAATAA is encoded by the exons ATGCTTGCGCTGTTGCTCTTTATCTGTCTGTTCCCTGCCATCGCGTGTACTCTCATCCGTGCATTGACCACGCGCTATGGACCCCTGCCCACGCCCTCTCTTGCCCCCATGCTTTCTCTGCGCACATTCCTCTTTCCCAAGCACTCTACCAGCACCGTCGAGGATGCTATTGTTGACGACTCGTCTCCCCAATCAGACGCCCCCATCCCTATGACTAAGCAACCCTTGGAGTATCTGCTCGCCTTTGATGTCGAGGCGACGTGTGTACAGG GCACTGGCTTTGACTGGCCCAACGAGATTATT GAATGGCCCGTTGTGTTGTTAAAGTGGAGCGACCGTGATGGCGAGGGACGTGCTCGCACCCTCGAAGTCGTCGACGAATTCCGCTCATATGTCAAGCCCATCTGGCGCCCGAAGCTCTCCGATTTCTGCACGTCTCTCACCGGCATTACTCAG GCTAGCATTG ATTGTGCTCCTCAGTTCAAGACTCTCCTCCGCCGTTTCCAGGCATTCCTGGCCAAGCACGAGCTCGTCGACGCACGGACGGGCAAGCCTGTAAAGCGGTTTGCATTCTGCACAGATGGCCCCTTTGATGTCCGCGACTTTTGCGTCAAGACTGCGTATATCAACAAG CTTCCCATGCCAGAGTGGCTGCGTCAAGACGTCGTAGATGTTCGTCGGATCGTCAACTCGTACATCTCGCGAACCGAGTCGGGCAAG AAGTACATTTCCCGCATGCATTCACTCAACATCATCGCCCAGCTCCATGCACTCGGCTTGCAATTCGAAGGGAGGCAGCACTGCGGCATGGAT GATGCACGCAACGTTGCTCGCATACTCGTCGAACTTGCGAAGCGTGAGGTTCGCCTCGAGCCAAACACGGTCATCCACCCT CGCAAGCGTTGGTCATGGATGGCTCGCGACGGCCAGGTCCATTTCGACGAAGCGACCTACCTCAACGGTCGTCCATTTTCGCCTGCTTCCGTAGCGCCCTCCATCTCTCCCGCCCCCTCGCTCACTTCCTCGACCTCGAGCGTCCAGTCTTCTAGCGTGCACACATCTCGATCGACCTCGCCGCAACGACTATCTCCCCATGCGCCCACGTACCAATATAACCCGGACCTCGTCTCGCGCATCAAGGAGAAAGGCCTAGCCTGGAACGCCCCTCCCTCCTGGAGACGACCCGATTCGGTGGCCGAAGTCGAAGTAGCGGAAGCTCCAGCGCGGATGGAATCCTCCCCTACCGACGCCGAATTCAGCTCCTCCTCGCCGTCGCCAACAACgacagaggaggaagctAACTCTACTAGGCCACGGCGCTATTCACCGGCGCAGAACAAACCTTGGCTCGCTGGCCACTCGCGTTCACGTTCGTCGCCAGCCAACATGACAAGTCTTCCTCAGTCGCTATGGAGTCCGGTCGTCACGTCCGGTCCCATCGCCATTGTGCCCCCGCCCGCTCCTGCTGCTGCAACGGCTGCTTGA
- a CDS encoding glycylpeptide N-tetradecanoyltransferase: MSSEFGPPGSNQPTVEEVLSDNESGSESDAAPVEETGKAAGKSKKKKKKKKSKAAKLLAAAKGEIPDEVVAQVTTQVKAQEKDNADINEEEVRKALNAMKVMEMLQGKTGIGGKNAKDLGEHKFWRTQPVPQLGDAPPTEDGPIEPSKPREEVRQDPYPLPSGYEWSTVDIEDPAQAKEVYELLTANYVEDHDAAFRFRYSAEFFAWALQPPGYHKDWLIGVRVSSNQKLIAFIAGVPLKLRVRQNIVDTSEINFLCVHKKLRSKRLAPVLIKEVTRRCNLRGIFQAIYTAGVLLPTPVSTARYFHRIIQVQKLVDAGFTHVPRGSTMARMIRQNAVPDSFTLAGLREMEEKDIKDVLELYEKYMQRFQLTPVMDEAEMRHHMLSGRGTGERKDGRREGQVVWAYVVEDPETKAITDFFSFYSLPSTITKSTTGEVVDAAYLFYYATAESGGEPAVKARVQALITDALVLANKARFDVFNALTLMDNYPFLKELNFGQGDGYLNYYLYNWRTAPLEGFVAQPVGEGGKGIGRGIGVVML; the protein is encoded by the exons ATGTCTTCAGAATTTGGCCCGCCTGGGTCTAATCAACCGACGGTAGAAGAAGTTCTTTCGGATAACGAGTCCGGCTCCGAATCCGACGCTGCTCCTGTGGAGGAGACTGGAAAGGCCGCCGGTAAATccaaaaagaagaagaaaaagaagaagtCTAAGGCTGCAAAATTACTTGCTGCGGCTAAAGGAGAAATACCTGACGAAGTTGTTGCTCAAGTAACTACGCAGGTCAAGGCCCAGGAAAAAGACAATGCTGATATCAATGAGGAAGAGGTTAGAAAGGCGCTCAACGCGATGAAGGTAATGGAAATGCTACAAGGAAAGACAGGCATAGGAGGGAAAAATGCCAAAGACCTTGGGGAACACAAA TTTTGGCGTACACAACCTGTGCCTCAACTAG GTGATGCCCCGCCCACCGAAGATGGTCCAATCGAGCCTAGTAAACCTCGTGAAGAGGTCAGACAAGACCCATACCCACTACCATCTGGCTATGAGTGGTCAACTGTCGATATCGAGGACCCTGCACAG GCCAAAGAGGTTTATGAGCTCCTCACGGCTAATTATGTGGAAGATCATGACGCCGCCTTCCGATTTCGGTATTCTGCAGAGTTCTTTGCATG GGCGCTACAACCCCCTGGGTATCACAAAGATTGGCTCATTGGTGTCCGTGTCTCTTCGAACCAAAAGTTGATCGCGTTTATTGCTGGGGTCCCACTCAAATTGCGTGTCCGCCAAAA CATCGTCGATACCTCGGAAATTAACTTCCTCTGTGTACACAAGAAACTGCGTTCTAAGCGACTCGCTCCTGTACTTATAAAGGAAGTTACTCGGCGTTGCAATCTGCGCGGTATTTTCCAGGCTATTTATACTGCGGGTGTCCTATTACCAACACCCGTGAGTACGGCTAGGTACTTTCACCGAATTATCCAAGTGCAAAAGCTGGTTGATGCTGGGTTCACGCATGTACCCCGTGGGTCCACGATGGCACGCATGATTCGACAAAACGCTGTTCCCGATAGCTTTACTCTTGCTGGACTTCGTGAGATGGAAGAGAAGGATATCAAGGATGTGTTGGAATTGTATGAGAAGTATATGCAGAGGTTCCAGTTGACTCCTGTAATGGACGAAGCAGAAATGAGGCACCACATGTTGAGTGGCCGTGGGACTGGCGAGCGTAAGGATGGAAGGAGGGAAGGACAAGTAGTATGGGCTTATGTAGTAGAG GATCCCGAAACCAAAGCCATTACCGATTTCTTCTCGTTCTATTCACTACCTTCAACCATCACCAAGAGCACGACCGGAGAGGTCGTCGATGCAGCTTATTTATTCTATTATGCTACCGCCGAATCGGGAGGCGAACCAGCCGTCAAGGCGCGAGTCCAGGCCCTGATCACTGATGCGCTCGTCTTGGCAAATAAA GCTAGGTTTGACGTTTTCAATGCTCTCACCCTCATGGACAACTACCCCTTCCTCAAGGAACTTAAC TTTGGCCAAGGCGATGGTTACTTAAACTACTATCTTTACAACTGGCGAACCGCTCCATTAGAAGGGTTCGTGGCACAACCCGTCGGCGAAGGTGGCAAGGGAATTGGTAGGGGTATTGGAGTAGTGATGCTCTAA
- a CDS encoding 50S ribosomal protein L3 → MSPNSKDVSAMKDRIIQHMNKDHQDSLVDYLRFYANIPAQEASTAKLVDINNDGMTFTVTNVAKNGSPSRSVVVHINPPIDSLMQARERLVAMASEAMEGLGRSRWRVESYPRPSLAGILYGATTGIVLGLTLFPNETLRPGAKARQIVLFDSENIARWIYTYHREIRSVITGVAFYTAIMPMRRRLQRHSYKSGWGHWFAWFTAALLGGPVACTSFDSEVKAVETQSAKKH, encoded by the coding sequence ATGTCTCCGAACTCCAAAGACGTGTCTGCCATGAAAGACCGTATCATTCAGCATATGAATAAGGACCACCAAGACTCTTTGGTGGATTATCTTCGATTCTACGCCAATATTCCTGCGCAGGAAGCCTCTACGGCCAAACTCGTTGATATCAACAACGATGGCATGACATTCACAGTCACCAATGTTGCTAAAAACGGTAGTCCTTCTCGATCGGTAGTCGTGCATATCAACCCTCCTATAGATTCGCTCATGCAAGCCCGAGAACGTCTTGTGGCCATGGCATCTGAAGCTATGGAGGGACTCGGACGATCCAGGTGGAGGGTTGAGTCGTACCCAAGGCCATCGCTAGCCGGAATCCTGTATGGGGCAACCACTGGGATTGTCCTTGGGTTGACCCTGTTCCCAAACGAAACGTTGCGTCCCGGAGCCAAGGCACGCCAGATTGTGCTATTTGATTCTGAAAACATCGCACGCTGGATTTATACCTATCACAGAGAGATTCGTTCGGTTATAACGGGTGTCGCCTTCTATACCGCAATCATGCCAATGCGCCGAAGATTACAGCGACACTCCTACAAGTCGGGATGGGGCCATTGGTTCGCATGGTTCACAGCGGCATTGCTCGGAGGGCCAGTTGCATGCACCTCGTTTGATAGCGAGGTCAAAGCTGTCGAGACTCAGTCTGCGAAGAAACACTGA
- a CDS encoding U3 containing 90S pre-ribosomal complex subunit, protein MSGGDDLDDGLVLDASYLLDASNDSPTQNQSLSAPLDEESEFRLESPPPVAPKKRKRPEKSSIEPKQKKQKSLHDASRISMCQPPDALAQHLERSLAKAFPKTSQLERDDLVIPESSIVDTTAFTAERKDSSLSEFITLSAWDCTHVGSVPETHALASSAACPTLASRIAQRPKHHAAPTAIVLAGAALRVADLTRAIRPLKAKQEEK, encoded by the exons ATGTCTGGCGGCGACGATCTCGACGACGGCCTTGTTCTTGACGCTTCGTATCTCCTCGACGCTAGTAACGACAGCCCCACCCAGAACCAGTCCCTATCTGCCCCTCTCGACGAGGAATCCGAATTCCGTTTGGAGT CACCACCCCCCGTCGCACCCAAGAAGCGCAAGCGCCCCGAGAAGTCCTCCATCGAACCAAAG CAAAAGAAGCAAAAATCGCTTCACGATGCATCGCGCATTTCCATGTGCCAACCTCCCGATGCACTCGCACAACACCTGGAGCGTTCACTCGCCAAGGCCTTTCCCAAAACGTCCCAGCTCGAACGGGACGATCTTGTGATACCCG AATCCTCGATAGTCGATACCACCGCGTTCACGGCTGAGCGCAAAGACAGCTCCTTGTCCGAATTTATTACTTTGAGTGCGTGGGATTGCACCCATGTGGGTTCTGTTCCTGAGACTCATGCCCTCGCCTCTAGTGCAGCCTGTCCAACTCTCGCTTCGCGTATAGCCCAACGCCCCAAGCACCATGCAGCTCCGACCGCAATCGTATTGGCAGGTGCCGCTTTACGCGTAGCAGACCTCACTCGCGCCATCCGTCCTCTCAAGGCGAAGCAGGAGGAGAAATAG
- a CDS encoding ERM domain-containing protein, with product MSLRLTSTPIVLNYYTHGATLRRSRRTSSRGRIVPSAIDACEDPSVKHSLRLMHEDHLKLSRDAQRAKQERTRQQQQQQAHQHQTSNRSSELEATITIDQAPRRMGDSTSSVEHTIEDSYMMLGGRPGEHNEAFDQFWKNLEGMLENLSQPAAFATAPLAGTSPVSRDKDAVGDDDDEGTKATHRPTIRSALSMEDDPFAPQTPKSASFGSSANSSPSASKRYKKTSVPDPSKARSAYPPPPRIQQLETENAALKSELERAVMRANTAERTLRQRAGQELALRESILSVRREAQRAMSATTAALRTPSFAGPPPSRAQTFIASQNLTAPVSPAVPAPAVVPAPVPPVPVPAVKLPDVSSPRIAELEEEVRQLKVENEKLKAQTTKYRERWEKIKESAKRKRAAKGQLETSSTANVTIPEEQEPEGEQPDGGQETPATPVAAGSGLNSHSILRSPESIVASH from the exons ATGTCTCTCAGGCTCACGAGCACGCCGATCGTGCTGAACTACTATACGCACGGGGCGACTTTGAGGCGCAGCAGAAGAACATCTTCACGCGGCCGAATCGTACCTTCAGCGATTGATGCATGCGAGGATCCCTCG GTCAAGCACAGTCTTCGACTGATGCATGAAGACCACTTGAAGCTTAGCCGTGACGCCCAACGTGCCAAGCAGGAGCGTACTcgacagcaacagcagcagcaagccCACCAGCACCAAACTTCTAACCGTAGTAGCGAGCTTGAAGCCACAATCACGATCGACCAGGCTCCTCGGAGGATGGGTGACTCAACCTCCTCTGTGGAACATACGATCGAGGATAGCTATATGATGTTAGGCGGCAGG CCCGGCGAGCACAACGAGGCATTCGACCAGTTTTGGAAAAACCTCGAAGGAATGCTCGAAAATCTCTCCCAGCCAGCTGCGTTCGCCACTGCTCCCTTGGCCGGGACATCGCCCGTATCTCGCGATAAGGATGCTGTCggcgatgatgatgatgagggGACGAAAGCGACG CATCGTCCAACGATTCGTTCTGCATTATCGATGGAGGATGATCCCTTTGCTCCTCAGACACCCAAAAGCGCCAGTTTTGGATCAAGCGCCAACAGTTCACCATCTGCTAGCAAGAGATACAAGAAAACAAGCGTTCCCGACCCATCCAAGGCTCGCTCAGCATACCCGCCTCCCCCGCGTATCCAGCAGCTCGAAACAGAGAATGCGGCACTCAAGTCCGAACTGGAAAGGGCGGTTATGCGGGCAAACACGGCCGAACGGACGCTCAGGCAACGTGCGGGACAGGAACTTGCACTGAGGGAGAGTATATTAAGCGTTAGACGAGAG GCCCAGCGAGCCATGTCGGCAACCACAGCAGCTCTCCGAACCCCGAGCTTTGCAGGTCCTCCACCCTCCCGTGCTCAGACGTTTATTGCATCCCAGAACCTCACGGCCCCTGTTTCGCCCGCTGTCCCAGCACCAGCGGTTGTCCCAGCTCCTGTCCCTCCTGTTCCCGTTCCGGCAGTCAAGTTGCCCGATGTGTCGTCTCCCCGAATCGCCGAACTAGAGGAAGAAGTTCGGCAGCTGAAAGTGGAGAATGAGAAACTA AAAGCACAAACGACCAAATACCGAGAACGTTGGGAAAAAATCAAAGAATCGGCCAAACGTAAGCGCGCTGCCAAGGGTCAATTGGAGACATCGAGCACGGCCAACGTCACAATTCCCGAAGAACAAGAACCCGAGGGTGAACAGCCGGACGGGGGGCAAGAGACCCCGGCCACACCCGTGGCGGCGGGATCGGGTCTGAATTCGCACAGCATACTGCGTTCGCCGGAAAGCATCGTCGCGTCTCACTGA
- a CDS encoding phosphatidylinositol-specific phospholipase C, producing MLWNVYVLHTRSDSRVLFLPQRDVSMFLSELEDERPLSDLVLPGTHDSLAFYGWPVTQCQSPDEPLFKQLMSGVRVLDVRLSVVDGVLMAYHGSTPQHISFSAVLHTLHHFLQERPRECLVVSLKQEDFAYTPPVLFSRLVREEIERAEGGIGMWWLENRVWGDGKEWEHGLEGMGIHPTKWPDSAQEGFEWDLKGIRDSDSNSEKERWSISNESAELLENKESQLGAFDDDSEPRLPVRGWVFMDYFSEPDGALVPLLVENNFIRRYD from the exons ATGCTCTGGAACGTATACGTGCTTCAT ACTCGCAGTGACAGTCGTGTGCTCTTCCTTCCCCAACGAGACGTATCTATGTTTCTATCGGAATTAGAGGACGAGAGGCCACTCTCAGATCTCGTATTGCCAG GTACTCATGACAG TCTCGCTTTCTACGGATGGCCCGTCACTCAGTGCCAATCCCCAGACGAACCTCTCTTCAAACAGCTCATGTCTGGCGTTCGTGTACTGGACGTTCGGCTTTCAGTCGTGGATGGGGTATTGATGGCATACCACGGATCTACCCCGCAGCATATTTCTTTCTCTGCCGTTCTTCACACCTTGCACCACTTTTTGCAAGAGCGTCCAAGGGAATGCCTGGTGGTCAGTCTGAAACAGGAAGACTTTGCGTATACACCCCCGGTGTTATTCTCGCGATTAGTTAGGGAGGAGATTGAAAGAGCAGAAGGCGGAATAGGCATGTGGTGGCTAGAGAATCGG GTTTGGGGGGATGGCAAG GAATGGGAGCATGGTCTTGAAGGGATGGGTATCCACCCTACCAAATGGCCTGACAGTGCGCAGGAAGGCTTCGAGTGGGACCTGAAAG GGATACGAGATTCCGACTCCAACTCTGAGAAAGAGCGATGGAGTATATCGAACGAGTCTGCAGAGTTGTTGGAGAACAAGGAGTCGCAACTTGGTGCCTTTGATGATGATTCGGAGCCCAGGCTCCCAGTTCGCGGTTGGGTATTTATGGATTATTTTTCGGAGCCGGATGGGGCCCTTGTCCCACTCTTGGTTGAAAATAACTTTATCCGTCGTTATGATTGA
- a CDS encoding U3 containing 90S pre-ribosomal complex subunit has product MVISLQLFAKHFKLKDHVAHLAKTRVGVAVGTPARISQLLAEPDALSVKALSHIVLDLTFIDTKQRSLLDIPETRVDTLRGVLGHSRIRERLLNGKTKIVIF; this is encoded by the exons ATGGTGATCTCCTTGCAGCTCTTTGCGAAGCATTTCAAGCTTAAAGACCACGTAGCCCATTTGGCCAAGACCCGGGTAGGAGTCGCAGTAGGCACCCCTGCCCGGATAAGTCAGCTCCTCGCCGAACCCG ATGCACTCTCGGTCAAAGCGCTCTCGCATATCGTCCTCGATTTAACGTTTATCGACACCAAGCAACGGTCGCTACTTGATATTCCCGAAACCAGGGTGGATACTCTCCGAGGCGTTTTGGGTCATTCGAGGATTAGGGAGAGGCTGCTGAATGGCAAAACTAAGATCGTGATATTCTAG